Within the Leisingera thetidis genome, the region CTATGAAAACCTGGATCAGCTGGATGCGCTGTGCAATCTGCTTAGCCGCTAGGCCTGCTCCAGATAAAGATAAGCACGGCTGAAAGAACCACTGCCTGAATGCCCAATACGGTATTGGGGGCGCCAAGCAACAAAGATACTGCAAATACGGCGGCAATCGAAAAGGTTGCCGCCCTTTTTGCGCCTGGCCGAATAGCGCCCCTGTCCCGCCAATCCATGATCATCGGGCCGAAAATATTGTGATCAACGATCCAGGCATGCAGCCGCTCCGAGGAATTGGCAAAGAAGAACGCAGCGAGGAGCAGGAAAGGAACAGTGGGCAGGAGAGGCAGGACTATCCCAATGACGGCCAAGGCGACACAGAGCAGTCCTAAGCCGGCATAAAGAAAACGCATAGCATCAATCCGTCAACAGTTCGCGGAGCACCGCATTCAATACTGCGCGGCCTTGATCCGTCGCGCGAAGCCTCTGGTCAGAGATAGTGACCATGCCCAACTGTACAAGGTCTTCGAGCCGCCTCTCTGGCAGTTTCTGGCCCGAAAGCTGGGTATAGCGCCCCATATCCAGTCCTTCGGAAAGGCGCATCCCCATCATCAGGTATTCTGCCGCAGCATCTACGGGGGAGAGGGACTCTCGCAGGGATTCTCCGTTGCCTTTGTTAACCGCTTCCAGCCATGCTCCGGGTGCCAAGTGGGTTTCGGTGGCATACCGAGTACCGCCCAAGGTCAGGCGGCCATGGGCTCCGGGGCCGATCCCGGCGTAGTCGCCATAACGCCAGTAAATCAGGTTGTGGCGGGATTCAGACCCGGGCCTGGCGTGGTTGGAAATTTCATACCCATTCATGCCGAAGCCAGCGCAAATCTCCTGGGTGGCCAGATACATGTCCGCTGCAGTGTCGTCTTCCGGCAGTCCGCGCAGTTTGCCACGGGCATAGCGGTCACCGAATGCGGTGCCGTCTTCGATTGTAAGCTGGTAAAGGGACAGGTGGTCAATCGCCATGGAAAGGGCCTGGTGCAGCTCTGTTTTCCAGGCGTCCAGTGTCTGCCCCTGACGGGCATAGATCAGGTCAAAGCTGACCCGG harbors:
- a CDS encoding YbaN family protein, whose protein sequence is MRFLYAGLGLLCVALAVIGIVLPLLPTVPFLLLAAFFFANSSERLHAWIVDHNIFGPMIMDWRDRGAIRPGAKRAATFSIAAVFAVSLLLGAPNTVLGIQAVVLSAVLIFIWSRPSG
- the hemW gene encoding radical SAM family heme chaperone HemW; translation: MDDWRNGGFGLYVHWPYCQAKCPYCDFNSHVSAKIDQKLWVRAYLAELDRLSEQLPGRLLNTVFFGGGTPSLMQPETVAAIIGRAREIWPFANDMEISLEANPGSVDAGRFAGYRDAGVNRVSMGIQALNDEDLRRLGRIHSVSEAKAAFDIARSCFDRVSFDLIYARQGQTLDAWKTELHQALSMAIDHLSLYQLTIEDGTAFGDRYARGKLRGLPEDDTAADMYLATQEICAGFGMNGYEISNHARPGSESRHNLIYWRYGDYAGIGPGAHGRLTLGGTRYATETHLAPGAWLEAVNKGNGESLRESLSPVDAAAEYLMMGMRLSEGLDMGRYTQLSGQKLPERRLEDLVQLGMVTISDQRLRATDQGRAVLNAVLRELLTD